The genomic DNA gaactctctagaatcctctaggagttcctGGATTTTGGTTGGTCATTAaactctctagatttctctaggagttcccTTTTATGAGtgaggtcatggaactctctagaattctctaggagttcctctttttgtaagtagggtcatggaactttctagaattctctaggaagtcccttttgtatgtaaggtgggagaactctctaaaattctctaggagttctcatGTATAGGTGCTAGTACAATTCTCTAGAAACCTCTAAGAATTCTTAGGattagattaataataaaagagtaTAGAAATGTCTAGGACAAGGaagatctagaatgatcttctcacttgtatataaacaagtctagGTCATAACACTCAACTCAACCGATGTTAAAAACACTCAACACTTGTAATACCTCACTCTTGTAAgtaataaacaagatattctccaaactctttctctctcaagtACTATTCCATCTTCTTGTATCTTTTAGAAAGCTGACTAGCTAGGATTGTGGCAATCTAGTCTAATACCGCGCGGGAGGAGAGAATATTCGGTGACCGAGTTTCTGCCCATAACACTTTGCTCTGAATCAACTAGTCCGATATGAATAAAATCAAAAAGTATTACCATTATAATTTCTTGGACAGGGTTTTCCCAAATAAAGCAAgccttattaataaataatttcttacttttactgaatttaatatgtaaattaaataaataagataaagtcATGTATtctttttgaaaacaaaattattattaatttaacttattttacaATGACACAAACATTTACACTAATAAAAGCAAACCCTTAcatccaattcaattcaaaataaaatcagcaacacaaatcttaattttttttaaacaaatcacTTGCTAGTAGAAGGGTACCCTATCCCATTGCGTTCATTAggaaaaacaacaaaaacaaatccaGAAAGAGCACCTATCACAGGAGGAAGTGCCTTAAGTATCTTCTCCCCATCAACCTCAAAGGTCGGATAAAAACACCTAACAACATTCGGATTCAAGAGAGCCAAGACAGCAAACACAGCCAATGCCAACGAGGCACGAACAATATCCCCAATCCTCATCTTATAATCCTCCATCTTCACCGAGTCGTCTTCCTTAGATGGAGTTGGCCAAAGTCCATTGCAAGTAACAAAGGCGTAGTGTGTTTTTCCGTCTTTTCCTTTGTAGCTGTCCGTGAAGGAGGAGATTAAACAAGAAAGGCCACAAAGTGCGATGAGGATTGAAGTGAGGTACTTATGGACAAGGCGACACCTACCATCGTTTGATAAGACAGGATTGAGAAACTCAAAAGTAAAGACCGTGCCGGTTGGGAGGAGCTTTAGGAGGCTCCCGAGTCCAGCCAGTGTGGTTTCTTTAGCTTGGGCCATTTTATTTTAGATACGAGTTAggcttcttaattaatttaaacggGACTTTGCCATTTTTGTTTAGGGTATATATAGAGGAAAAACAAAGGAGAAtcactcattttttatttgaaaaccaatAATGGTTGTGGACTCAATAATTATCTCAAACATTATCCTattattcacatatatatatatatatatatatatatatatatatatatatatatatatatatatatatatatatatatattgactaagaaacaaaattaatacGTAATCAAGTTTGGTGGCTAAATGTCCAATTGACTCAAGTCAAGAGAAAAAATTGTTATCGGAgaaattaatgtcatttatgatgatattatattgGTAGGTCTAAtcgtttaattttcaaacc from Impatiens glandulifera chromosome 9, dImpGla2.1, whole genome shotgun sequence includes the following:
- the LOC124915671 gene encoding protein DMP2-like, which produces MAQAKETTLAGLGSLLKLLPTGTVFTFEFLNPVLSNDGRCRLVHKYLTSILIALCGLSCLISSFTDSYKGKDGKTHYAFVTCNGLWPTPSKEDDSVKMEDYKMRIGDIVRASLALAVFAVLALLNPNVVRCFYPTFEVDGEKILKALPPVIGALSGFVFVVFPNERNGIGYPSTSK